The DNA window TAGGAGGTAATTGATGGATGAAGAAAGCATCTTCGAGAAACATTTATTCGACTTTTGACCCatttcccatccactaacatggagggggcggagtttatgacctatacttaGATgcgttggcttcactttggggagcagtcatgacgtccatctttacaatatatatagagTGTATGGTCAAAACATaaatctgtgtctgtggtgCTTCCTGAATTATTAACCTTAAAACCTTTTGAGCATGTGTGAACTATCTATACTACGTTCAACTGTATCCCAGTTGGGATTTATTCAGTTCTTACTAAGTAGTAATCCCATTTATTCTAatccccaccccaccccccaacacgctctccctatctctctatctctctgtcgctctcatACTCATTCACACAAATGCGCACATGTAGCCTACATGCTCTCACTCGGACCAGCGGCCATTCATGTTGTTGGACTACTGCTGTCGTTGTTGTGGATTCACACTCATAAAACGCCATGGACCCGTCTCCCTCAAGACCACACCCAGTGACACCTGGGTAAGGACGGCGTGTAgcactagagagagagagcctgctGTTGCTGTGGTCTGTAGCGTAGCCGAGGCTCAGTGCAGAGACGAGTGTTTATCAATATGTCCGTTAGAGCGAGTTCTCTTACAATACTGTTTGCATTGGTTTTTAACATTAGTAACATAATCTACTGAATTACTAGAAGATTGTGGAATATTAACCTTCCATTGTTGAGGTATAACTTTATCTGCTATGTacagtttaatttgttttaacagTACAACAGACAACTAAATCAAATGTATTCACTATCATTAGAATCACGTCTTTATTGCTGCATAATCAGCATTTAACTGTATCTTTTTAGAGGTTTAGGGCCTATGTCACAGTTAGAAAAATTCCCACAGAGTCTGCCTGTCAGTAAGCAACCAACCAGAACTCATTGGTCAGAGGATGGGATTTGAAGTCTCAAAGCTGGTTTCTAGAGCAGCTTTTAAAGTACAGTCTAGCCTGAAGCTGACAAAAACACTAGTTAAGGTGTTTAGCGGTCTCCGAGGGTATTAGCATGAGATCATCTACTTCCCAGCTTTAAGATGCACCCACACCCTCCTGTGGTTTATCTGCTGAAGAGGCCACCACATATTGAAAAGTGGGCCACAGTAACAAtagtttcaaatcaaatcattatCTGTAATCTCTGGATTCCCATGTTGTATTTTCTGACCACTGTTCAATCAGAAGCACAGAAGGATGAAACTACATTAGCATCATACATTAAATGTCCATTAATGTTGTATCATGTTACTTGAATTAAATGCTATTCTCTTCTGGAAGCTTTAGCTTGTTTAAGTCATCAATCAAGAGTCTTCCTCTATGTTTGTGAGGTAAATGTGAATGTCAGCATGTGCACAACGACAGGGCTAACATGCTTATATTTATTCACCACTATGTTTATCAATGTATTAACACTCGAACAACCGAAATATGCACCAGATAATTTTGTTGTACAATGACAATTAAGGCATTCTAGTGTtttgtgggttagggttagggttagggttagtgttagggttagggttaaacaagggttagggttagggttagggtctaAACAAGGAAGTCTGTCTGAGGCTGATACTGGTCATAAACCATGAAGTCTACGACTAATTTAAATCTTGAGTTGAATCACCAAAGTTGAGGTGCAATATATTCAGGGTACCATaattatttcaattaaatttgaCCAGAAAACCATACTTTATTTGTCAGAACATTTAGCTAAAAACAACGAAAAGAGAATCATTACGTTTTAGGATTCACCCTCttgggaccatgaatgtctcaACAACATTTCATGGGAAACTACCCTGTAGGTTTTAGGATATAGAACAGTGACCAGTGAAAAGTAAATTTCATATTCATTTACTCCATTTACATTTTAGAAAATCCTTATAAAAGAGTTTTAAGCCTGGAATCAGGCCGACTCACTACCAGATTAATTGTGACCATAAACCTTCTGTTAGAgcaaaaaaatatgtaatgcatattgaaaaaacacatccCGTAAACCATTGCAGACTCACAAGCTGGACCTCActaacattttctaaaaatatcAAACCTGGTCCATCCTCATGTtagcatttgttttttcttcttctattttatAGCCGTTATATATGTGGACCAAATACGCCAGCTGAAGACGTCATCATCATTCATACTTCAAGGAAACTAactattttcaaacattttcattattaaacaaATGTCAATTAATCATAGAAATAACAGAGAGATTAACAGGTTTGTAGCCCCAGTACACTCTACAAGTATTTTCTTTGTTAGGGACAGGGCAGTGAAagtagttttttgttttgtgattcaTCCCAACTGTGGTTTCTGTCACAGCATTGAACGCACAGGAGTAACTAATAAGATTAACAGTGACTGTGTTCCATTAAGATCTGCCTGTCAGCCCATACCGCACCAGTGTGCAGGGCCCTGGCACCGGCACACATGACTGGAATGCGGCCCATTATTAATGTGATTAGTTAAACCTCTGTTTGACAAGCTGAAATGTCAGCTGTGAGAAAAGGTCTGCTATCTCTCCTGCGAGGGTGTCGTGTAACTCAGTTCCTGTGAAGGCTGCAGTTAATCATCTATGAAAGGAGACTTTAGCGAGCGAGCGAGCACCGACGGTCGGCTGCCGTCTCCTGTTATGAGTCTCTGGAAGAAAATGTGAGAACGCAGACGAGAAGCAGCTTTGGTAAACACGCAAggcattaaataacaataatggcTCTCCAGTAACCTGCTCCAAGTACAGCGGTTTATACTCAGATTCTAATCGTTGACATAAGGCTCATgtcttaaatgtttttttatgattcAGATTTTCTCTTATTGCTCTGTTTATTTGAAGTACACATTACAAGATAGTCGATGTTGGATGTTAGATGCTTGGATTTAGAAGCAGAACAAGAATGTAGCAGATTTTAACTTGTAAACAGTAAAATGAAGGGAAAAATCAGGTTACAATGGCCTAGcagttaaaatacaatatactATAgtgacatttaaatcaaatatgatTGATTATAAatgcaggaacaggaacagtCTGACTCAGGATGAAAATCTCTCAACTACAGGACACAAGATTTTTCCATGGATCCATCACTTTTACCAATTATCCTTCACGAGGTCTGAGgccgatcccagctgacatttggTGATCTCACAGCCACGGcccatttattttttaattattttaatatcaaTCAGCATGTCTTTGGACATTGGTTTGTGGGAGGAGGCCGGAAGTACCCTGAGCAAACCCACACAGAAAGACCTGGGAACAAAACAGGGAACCTTCTTGCTAAGAGGCAACGCTGCTAAGACTATGATATTTAGTTTTCTGTCCTCTCATCTCACCAGGTCGTCCTGCAGAACCTGTTGATGTGCATGGTGTGCTTCTACTCTCTCTACTACATCGTGGTTAGTCTCTGCATCGGACTGCTCAGGTACACTCACACTAACActcacaaactaacacacacacacacacacacacacacacaaaggaaaccTATAGAGGGAGTCATAGTGGGCCTGGAGATGTTGCTCCCGTTTATCCTTGGTGCACATCCTCCAtaatcttgttttgtgtttaggGTTCATGAGATCAACAGCTTGTTGGCACCATTCGactacacaacacaaccatcatgGCAGAACCCCAAATACCTGGGTGAGTATAATTGGTGGAATTTTACCAAGCACGACGTATTCTAAGATACATACTTTAcatgcatatttttattttatgctaCTTTATGGCTGCCGTGGGAAAAAAATTCTAACTCTAGAACTAGAACGCCACAACTGCACCAGCTGCTGTAAAAATAGTACAGTGACTTACAAGAAACtaataatacatatattttattttacataaagaaataaaacaaattggcacaacaggtttttctttctgctaGAGTATGATTTACTATAGAAATGATTTGTGGAAACATTTCTGACACTCAGTTGTACAAGTACTTGTCTCAATGACTCTCATCGCTGGGGCCGACATATGCACTTAACATAAGGACTTGTCAaccttctctccttcactgtCTGTGTTGTTATATTATGTCATCAACATCTGTATGCACATTTGATTGAATTATTTCAGGTTTCATTTAAACTCTATTCACTGACATTTGCATTGTAAAAATCTTCTTCAGCAAACTGCAGCCTTCATTCTTCACTGTTAACGTTGCACATTTGATATGGTGTTGGTgctatttatttcaattttttaagaaaataaatatatattttaaatataaaacaactgcGATGACAATTATAACCGTGATAATTAACTGTAATTTTGAAATACAATTTTCACATAGTCTCATCTCTAATATGATACATGattgtcctcctctctttccagTCGGTGTGATTTCCACAGAAGTGACGTATCTTTTAGGAGGGCTGGTCTTCGCCTGGATTGTAGAGGAGTGGGTCTGGGATTACGCCATAACTGTCACATTGCTGCATGTCGCCATGACTGtagcaggtaaacaaacacaccctctcacacacacacacacacacacacacacacacacacacacacacacacacacacacacacacaaagaggatcAATATCGTGGAACAGCTGATAGGATTGTAGGCCTGGTTATGTAACAATGTGATGGGTGTTGTTCAAagtttgcagacacacacacacaaattcacaagCATAAGACATCTATATGTCTATATCCTtttttggttgtgtgtttgcagtgatgTCAGACTTCCCTTCAGCTGAGCACTGGTGGATAGCTCTGGGtaagttctctttttcttcttggtCATCCTTCTGTCTGCCTGCCCATGTGTATCCTCACCTGTCACCTGTCCCATTTGCAGAACATGAAAAAtcctctctttatttctctccagctcctctctatctgtCCCAGATATTCCCTCTTCCTGTTCCCTCGGATTCAGGCTTCTGGaagacagctgctgctgctgctggcatCCAAGCCTTTCCTCCGATTGACCCCTTTTTCTCTATTATttaatctctttctctctctctctctctctgcaggttcaGGTCTGGTCATGATGATATTTGGGGGACAGCTCCTGGCCTACAAACTCTTCAGGACCAACTTTGTTTATCCCGCTGAACTGCAGAACTTCTAATCAACACAATGAGGAAATCTTTTAACTGGCTTACTGGTTAATCTCGGGTCTGCATGAATACTAATTGGTTCACTTTGCAAAGGCTGTGCTGCTAGTTTCATGTTAACACTGGTATGAACAACTAAATT is part of the Limanda limanda chromosome 18, fLimLim1.1, whole genome shotgun sequence genome and encodes:
- the tmem244 gene encoding transmembrane protein 244; the protein is MLLDYCCRCCGFTLIKRHGPVSLKTTPSDTWVVLQNLLMCMVCFYSLYYIVVSLCIGLLRVHEINSLLAPFDYTTQPSWQNPKYLVGVISTEVTYLLGGLVFAWIVEEWVWDYAITVTLLHVAMTVAVMSDFPSAEHWWIALGSGLVMMIFGGQLLAYKLFRTNFVYPAELQNF